One region of Zingiber officinale cultivar Zhangliang chromosome 7B, Zo_v1.1, whole genome shotgun sequence genomic DNA includes:
- the LOC122003641 gene encoding uncharacterized protein LOC122003641 encodes MAAPITFHLVSAAVPLLLLILLSADSLAYADQVHDMLPVYGLPEGLLPDSVVNGTLSENGEFMVELASPCYIQFSYLVYYEKIIRGKISYGAISDLSGIQAKHFFLWVSLTAIEAHPADGTIEFKVGFLSESLSASEFDSIRQCKAKAFGRGFFPEELLPAISEV; translated from the exons ATGGCTGCTCCGATCACCTTCCACCTCGTCTCCGCCGCcgttcccctcctcctcctcatcctccTATCCGCCGACAGCCTCGCCTACGCTGACCAGGTACACGACATGTTACCCGTCTATGGACTCCCCGAGGGGCTTCTCCCCGACTCGGTCGTGAACGGCACACTCTCGGAGAATGGCGAGTTCATGGTGGAGCTCGCGTCGCCGTGCTACATTCAGTTCAGCTACCTCGTCTACTATGAGAAGATCATCCGCGGGAAGATCTCCTACGGAGCCATCTCGGATCTCTCCGGGATCCAGGCCAAGCACTTCTTCCTCTGGGTCTCCCTCACTGCCATCGAGGCGCATCCGGCCGACGGCACCATCGAATTCAAGGTCGGATTCCTCTCCGAGTCCCTGTCCGCCAGCGAGTTCGATAGCATCCGACAGTGCAAGGCCAAGGCTTTCGGCCGCGGGTTCTTCCCAGAAGAGTTGCTTCCGGCAATTTCAGAG GTTTAA